Genomic DNA from Echeneis naucrates chromosome 23, fEcheNa1.1, whole genome shotgun sequence:
GAATAAAGATTGAAGGGTTTCTTGGGAGGTTTTCGGAAAAGATAAGCATGTGGAAAGTGGGCGCGGTGAGGGGGttcaaaacagcagaggagTTAACTAAGCTATATACAGATTCTGCGGCTGCATGATACTTAAGTGACACATAGGAGGAAAATTCCAAGATCTGCAGGATCAGTTTGGGTGTCTCTCGCAGTTTCTTCTGTtatcaaattaaaacatttaactttttgGAGAGAGGGTGACTTAAAACAATATTGATGCACTTTTAAACACACTCCTTAAGCCTGGTAAGGGGATAGTGGTTGAGGAGAATTCAGTGGGTTGTTAGggtcatttttgattttatttaggtttttcttttaagttattagatttttcctctttttttttttttctttttttttcggGGCTGGATTCCCATGGGGTAACACATTGTCTTGAAATCTACGCCCTGACAGGTGAGTAGATGTAGGATAATCTGTGTTGAAGTATAATAGCATAGTAACTATGGAAAGACAAGTCAATTGtagactttattttttatttttcatttttcttttttttttttttctttttttggattCATTGCGTTtacttgaacttttttttttttttttttaagtcatagCCAAAATTTTCCCTTAATAGTAATTGTGTACACAATGTTTAACTCTTTTATGTAAACTGCTCTCAGAACTGAAATTTTAAAACTGCCAATTTGGGCCTCCTTTCCTTTTAAAGACACAGGTAGGAGGGGGTTACATTGTGTGAAAGTTTGTAAATAATTTCCCTGACATCAAATCATTATTGCATTTTAGAGCAGAAATAGTTTCTAAATTGTATTCATGCATGCTCTGTTGTGCAAAAGCCAAATTGTTTtcctaaaagaaaaacttgCTTTAAACAGACAATATGTATATGCTTTTAAAGGTTTTGTGTATAATTTGTGACTTAATTCCAAAGTGAGTAAAAATAGATTATACACATTTTCTTGCTgctattttgcatttcttttctaGTCTTACACAAAGATGCCTTATTGTAAGTCACTTGTGTGCTGCTATATTATGAATTTTGTATATGTAACAagtctgcttttctgttgtgtgtacTGGAGGGAACGGAACAGTTGGTGTGGGACTGGAAGTACTCGTGTTTGCAGATCTTTTTGATTAGCATGTTTTATccctttttattgtttcatttgtatCTTTATATTCTTATCATATTCTTGCTGCTTCTTTGTAATGTTTGTGTACCTCAGGTTAATTTGGATAAGTAGAGCGCGAGCCCATCTCATCATTACCtcatcacacacatcacatgtcGTTTTTGCTCTGAATTTGTTGGACgggtttcactttttttctgttgggaTGAGAGGAACCTATATTAATTCTTCTCTTTAAATCAATCAATAAGTCCAAAGTAATAAAATCCACCAGATTCCACAGAGCATTGAAAAAGACCTACACATTAAAAAGTTATTTCTTATATCTGGTGCTAAGTCAAAACTGCCAGTACTGTTATACATATAttggaaggacaaaaaaaattgttttttcttcttagaGTTTCATTGGCATGTTGAAATCAGTTCATTGGAATATTATTGagagttgtttattttttaggtAGCCGTTTAGTAATATAAACCACAagaatgttttgttgttcagtgtGGTTAATTTGTCACCCACTTTCTCCGTGTGCAACCACACAATGTACCTCTAATTATTTGTCTTCAATAAATTGGCTAAACTCACATGACTGGTCTTCTTCCTTCAGAAGTGaaaatgggttttttttatcGTAAGATGTAATAGTGATAACTCAGGGtatctcctgcagcagcagtgttgaGCGGGAACATATAGCAGAGATCACTCAgccagggagacagaggaggctTCTCTTTTATAGTCAGAGTTTATGACATCACTTATGACATCACTCTTTCTCTGTGAGCTATTGGTCATATGACCAGCTCTGTGAGGATTCATTGGATTCCGGAGCAGAGGGGAGGAGCCAACTGTACGATATTAGGACAGCATTGActgtttcattattattgttactatttatcttttaaaaatgaCGTCTTTCTTagaatttatttcatatttatatatcaaTAATTATCATTAATAGTAGTAGTATAGATCTATTGGCAGGTTGCCCCGCCCCCGCAATGCGATTAGATTTGCGTCATGACGCAAAAGCCGACGTCACGTAATTGCAGCTGAGCCAACTCGGAAGTGTCTCCGGAACCGCTGCCGAAGATGTTTACATTTAGTCTGACGCTCATACGACAGTAAGTCATGATTTACCGACTTTATTTGTTCAGCACGATTTTAGAGGACTCGGGGACGGATGGCCCGGACGGCGGTAGTTTGCTCTACATCGTCTCGGTGTCCCGTCGAATGTGAAGCTGGACGGACAGGAGTCCTCTTCAGCCGGCTGTCTGATttcaggaagtgtgtgtgtgtgttgtttctgctgAAATACAGCCACATGTTTGAGCTAACTCTGTGCCATGGCTCTGTTTTCACACAGTGGGGAAACGCAGTACAACAGAGAAAAGCTCCTGCAAGGTGGGTTAAAGAAAGCTGCGTCTAAACACCAATTCAGGTTCAAAAACAGAGAACTGAGTGATCTGTCTCAGCATTTAATGTCggtacatttaaataaaactgggAATCGCTCATTTTATGCAGATTCTTATTCAGTTGTGGAAAGGAAATAAGCACATGTACTCAAGTTTTCCTGAACTGGATCACTGGGCCCAGGCCTACTGCTCCAACAGGCCTACAGGTCCAACAGGCCTACAGGTCCAACAGGTCCAACAGGTCCAACAGGCCTACAGGTCCAACAGGTCCAACAGGTCCAACAGGTCTGCAGGTCCAACAGGCCTACAGGTCCAACAGGCCTACAGGTCCAACAGGTCCAACAGGTCTGCAGGTCCAACAGGTCTGCAGGTCCAACAGATCTGCAGGTCCGCAGGTCCAGCAGGCCTACAGGCCTACTGGTCTACTGCTCCACTGCTCCAACAGGCCTACAGGTCCAACAGGTCTGTAGGTCCTACAGGTCCAACAGGCCTACAGGTCCAACAGGCCCAACAGGTCTGTAGGTCCAACAGGTCTGTAGGTCCAACAGGTCTGTAGGTCCAACAGGTCTACAGGTCCAGCAGGCCTACAGGTCCAGCAGGCCTACAGGCCTACAGGCCTACTGGTCTACTGGTCCTACAGGTTCAACAGGTCTACTGGTCCTACCGGCCTATAGGTCCTGCAGGTCTGTAGGTCCAACAGGCCTGTAGGTCCACAGGTCTTTAGGTCCACAGGTCTACAGGTCCTACAGGCCTACTGGTCCAACAGGCCTGTAGGTCCACAGGTCTACAGGTCCTACAGGCCTGTATATGCACAGGTCCTACAGGTCTATAGGTCTGCAGTTCATGGGATAATATGTCAGAATATTACTTTGAAGTGTCTGCTTATAGCTTTCATCCAAAAGTCATGAAGAGGCAAAATGGTGAtcattttgtctctgtatgGACACCacgacacaaacacaaaccacataTTGGTATTAATGACTACAGGATGTTTCTCGCCAATGAAGGTTTTTATATCTCTGCCCAGAGCTCATAATCAGTCCATGAACGCACTGAAACTGCCCAAGCTCTGATGGTAAAACAGTTATTCTGATAGAGGAATACTTCTCTTGATAAtgtggataaatgtttcaaataatACCTATGAAAGTCTACTTTTATGCTTTTACTCAAGTAAATGGTCTGATAATCTGTCTGGCTTGTTCTACATTCCACAGTACAGATAATATATCATTACTACACTGACTGAAAGCTCtgtgtactttgtgtttttaggTCAAGGTGTGGACACTCCTCTGTCAGAGAGAGGTGCACAACAGGGTGAGGCAGCGGGGCAATACCTGAAAGACCTCACattcaacaatgtatttacCAGTAACTTACAACGAGCCATACAGGTAAGACTGATGTGTATGTCTTTAATTTGGGTGGCACAGCTGGGTTACAGGGAGAAAGATATCTGACTGAAGCAGCTGACAACTGGGCCTCAACAAGCCCGACTTtgataccaaaaaaaaaaaaaaaaaaaatcacagcaccCAGCAGCTTTAGGAAATGAGAGCTTTCTTTATAAATGAAATTTGAAAGGAAAAGTTTTCCATACTCGAGGTTAGGGAAGGAACAAATGAGCATGTGGCTCAGCactacaaacagacacagaacaTACTGGGATGCACTAACACATTGTTGGTTTTGGCCTTTTCATTGgatttgtgaaatgaaattgcATAAAGCTGTTTTCTTATAAACCTTGTGTCTGCAGTCATGAGGTTTTACTTCACTTAATAAGACTCTAGTCAATACTTGTTCCAATCTTTGATCCATCTGATTTACATTCACTGACATGTGAGCCCAGAGATCATAAACAGGTTACGGCCATGAATTGTAGTGTTTCATATGTCGTTGAAGGAGCTTCACATGTGGGTTCATGACAAGTCTTTGTTTCAAAATGTCTATTGTGCAATGGCCTCAGTGACCTTTTTAGTTGAAACTGATTCCAGACCTGGCCAATATTCTCCAGCCAGACCTCACACATCTCCCTTTTAATGAAGAGTAAAAATCTTACACTTTTATGTGATAATTTCTTCCCACACCTTTATAAAGTGATACAAACAGTAGCATTTAGTACTGCACAGTACCACATGGCaaatcatttttacttgcaTTAGCTCATTGGTAGAGCAGCTAGATACAAAAGAATCTCTGTGATTGTTTTGCTTGGTtttacatcatgttttattatgaaGCTTCTCAGCACATCGCCTTGTTTCTCTTTCAATAGGCAGTAAATTCTGTGTGTGATGCTTGATCCTTTCTTAGATGTAAATAAGAACCAGTACAAGTCCATGTTTCCCATGGGGAACAAACATGTTAGTCAAACCAGCAAAATGGTACTGTTGCTTTTTTCTGATTGTGAAGtacaagagaaaaacaggatGCACATTCCAGATATGAAACAGTCGGGTGAACATTCATGTCTCCGTGGGCTTTGACTCACTGATGCTGACAATGTATGAGCAACCTTTTTGGTTGTCTGTGACAGATTGTTTTGCAAGTCAGTAATTTCCACATTGCATTTCCTCCATCAGACAGCTGAAATTATTCTGAAGAGCAACACTCACTGTTCTGGCTTAGAGATGGTTTTGGAACCATTACTCAGAGAAAGGGTAAGAACTGTTGGCTCCATTCAACTTTAAATCTAACGCTATAGTTTTTATGACAGCTtataatatttgtttgtttttttgtttttttccatgcagAGTTTTGGCATCGCTGAAGGACGTCCTAAAGAGGATCTGAAGAACATGGCCAACGCCGCCGGCCAGTCATGTCGTGAATACACACCACCAGGAGGAGAGACCTTAGACCACGTGAGTCAGGATTCATAATTATAGACAGtgatttaatttagtttttagaAAATCGTAGACACCCCAAACTGAAAACAGTATTTCTTGTATAAGAGCACCACATAGTGTTCATTTTAAGGTATTGCATTGTGAAACTCCATTGCAATACTGAACCTTGTTGAAGCATTCATCTTAAAACCTTTCATGATGATATGTAAATGGCCTTGTGATAAGCTTTGTGACAGTAATGAATCAGCTGCGTTGTTTGAGAAGTTTCTCTACATTTTAAAGGAGCATTTCACTCAAGTTTCAGAATCACTGAATGCGGTTTTCAGTGGTATTACCAAAGTATCAGCTTATGTTGCTGCTCCACATGCAAGTAACTTTCTCCATAAAATGAATATCTAtctataaaacataaaaaggtatataaataataataataataataaaaaaaaaaaatcttcaaatatCTTTCGTTACTCAGTTTTCAGTGATGCTAAAGAACTGCCAACGAAAGCAGTGCATCCTCACTGGAAAAGCTGCCTCCTGCAAATCTTGAGCATCTTTGCTCAAAAAATGACAATCAATAAATTGTCAAAATTCTTCCAGATTTGAATATCAAGTAAATCCAACAGAGACTATTCAGTTTCTGATTCCAAGCTATTTGCTGCTAGTGAGCGCAGACTCGCAAACCTGCCGAAGCTGAGGACTCTTGTTGATCTCTGGATCATTCCACCTTGTTTCCAGGTGAAACTGCGCTTCAAAAAGTTCCTTAAAGTCCTTTTTAAGCGAATGCTGGATGAGCATGGTTCTTCATGGCTGGATGCCTCTGCGGGAGCATCATCAGTCAGCGATGCTGCAAACGGGATGGCAGCTGCTTCTGCTGACGTAACCTCTGGTGGTAGTGGTGATGATGGTCTGCAGGGACTGTCTGCCCACGTGCTGGTCGTGAGCCACGGCGCCTACATCCGTGTAGCCATCAGGCACCTCGTAGAGGACTTAAACTGCTCGCTGCCGCGTGGGGTGAAGATGTCTCAGCTGTTTTCACCATGTCCAAACACCGGCATCAGCCGCTTTATTCTCACTTTGAGCCAGACTGAGTCTGGCCCGGTCCTCTCTGCTGCTCGATGTGTTTTCACCAACAGAAAGGACCATCTGGAAAACCTCACAGCTGCTGAATAGTAGAGAAGAGAAGGAACAGAGTACATGTTTTAAATGTACAGGATCTGCACTGTTTGTGAAGATACACAGTATATCTGATGTTTAAAAAGACCACCATGAACATTAAAGGGAAATAAAAGGCACAGGCCTCAAAGTTACCATAAGTAACTAACAAAAATACACAGGGTAAATTGTGTTTTGTCACAAATCAATAGTGTTTAGCTGTGGATCAATAGTCAAAACAATGGTGGAGTACTGTATTAGTTCAACCATTTCATCATACACTCAAATGTAGGCCAGAGAGGATTCATGTGTGATACAATTTATTTAATATGATTAATTTTATTGCCTCCTTTATCATGTTATACCAAAGTCAGACTGTTTATTGTATTATTCAACGTTGTTGATCAATGTGGCATTTTCAACTTGGTGCATCTCgtgtgtttgcattttggaGCTGCTCATTTCACTTGTATAATccaaaatgacaacatttgaTCTTTGTTGagtttctctttaaaaaaaaaaaagggaaaaaagtgtTCATGTGATCTGCCATGTGTTAagtatttatgagtgttttgAGCTCCTTGGTGAGACTCCGAGTCTTATGAGGACTCAATACTTCAAAGTGTGCGATCTAGTCATACTAATTCATTGATATTAAAAGCTACAAACTGACAAGCTTCCACGGAGCACAAAGGTACTTTTTGTACTCGAAAACAGAGAAAGCAACAGTCCGGATTgctttcattcagatttttcaacTCCTTAATAATGTATCAATAGTAACAGCATCATATCTAGCATTAGCacttaataataatgatgacgatgataataatacatttaatttaaatagcACTTTAAACAATGCTCAAAGACACTCTAGTTTTACTTCTGATacctttaaataaaagttttgcTGACACTGTAGCACTTAAACTAAAGTAATACTCCTTGTAATTAGAGTATTATTAAAATGTAGTATTGCTGCTTTTactaaaagtaaatgatttgAATTGCAACAACACATTATTGATTAATTATTTCAGTCAAACTAATAATGTGCATGAAACAGTCAGAGGAGATCAGTGGAAGTCTGTTCAGGGGTGACATTGCCCGTGCTGTGCTGCATTCAGTGGCTGGTCTTTTTCTAGAGTGGCAGCAGTGTAATTCCTGGAGATTCAACTGCATCAGTGGGAATGTCAAACTCTTCCATTTATAGGTCAAAAGTTAGTGAGTGGACCCCCACAGTATCTGGGTCAATGTTAGACCTGCTCAGACATTCACGACTTCCTCTCACATAGTTAGCACATGCTGTCACAGCACCTGGGGTGTTGAAACAGCAAAGTTATAGGCCTAGAGTTCATAAAATAACACACAGTAACACTGACAATGTTTCCTTTATGAGTTTATTTTGCCCCAAATTCAAGCAACACTCCATCCACAGCTCCTACTAATACATTCAAAGACgaaccatgttttttttttttgtacatctcAATGTAAAGCATCCTTATAAATACCATAAATAACACTAAAggaatgttttaaataaataaatactcttTGGGGCTggattttttgtgtttgctggtgGTGCACAGCACCTGTGAAATCACGTAGCACAAGTTCAGATTTGATGTCCAGGTTGCTGCTCTATAAAGGTTGTTTACCGTCTTGTTATTCCTCCAAGCTGTGATTTATAGGATGTATTATTGGTGGCACAAAATAAGAGTTACACACATTAAGAAACAATATCACAACAGTTGTGGGTGTGATTGCAGTAATATGTTGGGTggtttttttggcttttttttttttttttttaaagaacaacaGTTTTCTAGTTTCAATTTCTAACAAAAAATAACGTTGAATGTTACATATCCGGCTCGGTAAACTTGgcactttaaaattaaaaagaaaaacataatctTAACTCTACTAAATATTCATGCATATGTCTTTGTTTGAAATCTGCTTTTATATCAGTTAGACAAGGCCCTCAGTCCTCCAAAATCAATGTTCCTTTGAATTGGGTTTCTCAGACCAGCTGTAAAAACCTCCATGAGAAGAGACCACAGAGAAACGTATACATATAAATACTGATGAATATACATACTGATTTTAAAGGATGGAGATGAATCATTCAACTTGGCATTTACACAACTAAATTAGcccttttctgtcatttgttaGTTTGTTAATAATCATATAGTGtctttttacaaagaaaaataaccttCCCATGAATCTACATCTATCAACGAACATGCCtggaaatgtacaaaatatTTATCATTAATGAGCAAAATCCAGTTAAATGTTGAATTaacagaagcagaaaagttTAAAGAGGATTTTTAGCTTTCAGACAATATGATCTGTGCAAAAGGGGCTGCAAGTCAAGTCCAATATTTTCTTACATTCGGTGTAAAAACACTGCTTTTCTGAATGTTTGCTGGCGGAACAGAAATAATAACAGTGTGAAGAGAAGGGACAACGTGAATGGTCTTCTTTCGATTCTCCAagataaattcagatttttgtctttttatttacttatttatttacttgtatCCTGTGACTATAAACTACAAGCTTAAACTGGAGCTCACTTATAGTAAGGTAAAAAGGAGCGCCCACACCTTGAGGTACTGGACTCAGCCCATGATGCCGGAGCTCCGGGGGCTGGCTGGGTTGGATGAGTGCACGTTCCACGGGTCGTGGGTGGACGGAGCCAGCGGCGTCTCCCGGGACACGTTGCGCCCGTCGTCCCCTAGCTCCACCTCCGGCTCCAGGTCCGCGTCGTCCTCCGGCACGGCCTGGGAGTCCGAGCCCTCCTCCGTCTGGCCCAGGTAGAAGTTGTGCGGGTCGGTGGGGTCCACCAGCTGGTTCCTCTTCTCCCTGTGCAACAGGAGGCGCTCCAGCGGCACCGTGTTCTTCTTGGGCAGGAAGAGGGAGGTCTGCGGCAGGTTCTGGCCCAGAGAGAACACCTGCCGGGAGCCCTCCAGGTTGAACAGGATCCCGGTCCGGCTGGAGTAGTACACGTCCCGGTTGTTCTCCAGGAGCTTGTGGTTGAAGAGACAGTCGTCTCTCAGGCAGATaggctgagagagaggaggaaatcgaaacaattaaaaaaaaaattatctcatTATCTTTAAATGATGAGtattaaaaacacttttaaagcttttaccaaacaaacaaactaattgACAAAATATCGTTATAATTATTCAAACTTAACTAAATAGGCTACAAGTACAGAGGGTGCTTTACTATGTAAAATTATCTTCCTCGttagaaaaatgtaataaaacttGGTTTTAAAAATCACCGATAGGTCGATAACTATCCTTTGAATTCCATCGATATCAGATCTCCTTCGCACTCTGTCGCAGTCTAGTTTTCATAAAAGAGAAATCACTTGAGAAAAGTGAAATGACTGAGTAACTgaattagtttgtttatttcgCGTCAAtgtaaaaccagaaaaaaaatttcTGTGCGTAAAAGTGAAGAAATATGCGCAAACCGCCGCGATTTTTCCAAAATACGAGCCCAAAGAGTTCAATTGTGCCAGTTAAGTCAATAGGAATAATTATTTCCGTTAAGTAGCTTGAGAGTGATCAAATAAAGTGATGTTAAGACAGTCTGTAGCTACAGTACTTTGGTGCGTAAAAGAAAGATTGTTGGAGAGTCAAACCGATGCGTAAAACATCAAGCGTGTCAAATAAGAACAACTAAAACTTCAAAGTGAAGTGCAGACGATCGATTGAGTTGATGGCAACAATCATTCGGCCGGGAAATATTGGCTTACAGAGCTGAACGGGTTTCCTTCCAAGTCCATGCACAGGAAACGGCTGCTTTTGACGCCGAGGATGGCGATGCGCTCCCTCGTTTCAGCTTTCAGTAAAATCACACCTgcaggggggagagagagagagagagagagagagagagagagagagatgttagACACACCGGTGCAGACGCAGCAAGAAGGAAACTAAAAACAACTGCCAAGACCTCTACTTACTAAATGAACTCCTCACTGTAGTTTTACGCACGGTGCCATCTAATCTGATCTCCAAGTAGAAGTTGTGGAGGTCTGTGGAGGTCTGCAGGTGAACGTATCTCCGCGGGTTCCCCCAGTTGGATCCAACCAGCGGGGATGGATTGGGGATCGTCTCCCCGAGAGGAAGTCCCTGGAGGACGGCGAGTAAGAGCGCCAGCACAGTGTCCCTCATCCCCAGTCTCCTGTTGACGTCCATCCTGGAGCAAAAGCCGGCGCTTTCCACTGAGAGCTGCTGTGAGTTTTCAGATGCTCTGTTGTCCCAAAGTTTGGAGACAGTTCCTATTTAAAGGCCCCCGAGGGCCACTCCTGCTCACATCCtttgcgtaaaaaaaaaaaaagtaactcgCCCCCAAAGCAGATGTGCGGCTTTGCTGCAGCGGAAGGGCCACTTccacctctgtgtgtttatcccgACACTCTTGGTCACACAGCGGGATTCTTATTTTTGGTCACACGTCTTGAGTCATCCACCTTTTAGACTATTTCTTAATAAAGTCCACCAGT
This window encodes:
- the tigarb gene encoding fructose-2,6-bisphosphatase TIGAR B; the encoded protein is MFTFSLTLIRHGETQYNREKLLQGQGVDTPLSERGAQQGEAAGQYLKDLTFNNVFTSNLQRAIQTAEIILKSNTHCSGLEMVLEPLLRERSFGIAEGRPKEDLKNMANAAGQSCREYTPPGGETLDHVKLRFKKFLKVLFKRMLDEHGSSWLDASAGASSVSDAANGMAAASADVTSGGSGDDGLQGLSAHVLVVSHGAYIRVAIRHLVEDLNCSLPRGVKMSQLFSPCPNTGISRFILTLSQTESGPVLSAARCVFTNRKDHLENLTAAE
- the fgf23 gene encoding fibroblast growth factor 23, with product MDVNRRLGMRDTVLALLLAVLQGLPLGETIPNPSPLVGSNWGNPRRYVHLQTSTDLHNFYLEIRLDGTVRKTTVRSSFSVILLKAETRERIAILGVKSSRFLCMDLEGNPFSSPICLRDDCLFNHKLLENNRDVYYSSRTGILFNLEGSRQVFSLGQNLPQTSLFLPKKNTVPLERLLLHREKRNQLVDPTDPHNFYLGQTEEGSDSQAVPEDDADLEPEVELGDDGRNVSRETPLAPSTHDPWNVHSSNPASPRSSGIMG